The proteins below come from a single Chryseobacterium capnotolerans genomic window:
- a CDS encoding vWA domain-containing protein codes for MSWSLGNYWYLFLLLLLPLLASFLIRFLKWRKRKREIFAASQFHDNLFEKNSGFTRFFPALYLLGTLFLIFSIIDLLNGSEEVKSNQRLNNVIFMLDVSNSMNAEDIEPSRLTEAKNLMMQTMSKMKNDKIGIVIFAGQAISIMPLTTDYNSAETYIGAIETNSMKIQGTDFLKGVEAATEKFKNVSKGSRKVILLSDGEDNEGNDNAAIRLANKEGITITSVGIGTDEGAPVPVYNEGQLMGYKTDVNGNTVISKRQTEALSKMAGSTGGTYIDGNNINEAPDRIIDAINRKSSGSETMVKSQNANHYYQYFLAVSILFFFLIYIFNPKNDFNL; via the coding sequence ATGAGTTGGTCCTTAGGAAATTACTGGTATTTATTTTTACTGTTGCTGCTGCCTCTGTTAGCTTCCTTTTTGATCCGTTTTTTAAAATGGAGGAAGAGAAAGAGAGAAATCTTTGCGGCCAGCCAGTTTCATGATAATTTATTTGAAAAAAATTCAGGATTTACACGATTTTTTCCTGCATTATATCTGTTGGGTACATTATTTCTGATATTTTCAATCATCGATCTTTTGAACGGTTCTGAAGAGGTGAAAAGCAATCAGAGATTGAATAATGTGATCTTTATGCTGGATGTTTCCAACTCCATGAATGCTGAAGATATTGAGCCAAGCCGTCTTACTGAAGCCAAAAATCTGATGATGCAGACCATGTCGAAAATGAAGAACGATAAAATCGGGATTGTCATTTTTGCAGGTCAGGCCATCTCTATCATGCCTTTAACAACCGACTATAATTCTGCAGAAACTTATATCGGAGCTATTGAAACAAATTCTATGAAGATTCAGGGAACAGACTTTCTGAAAGGAGTGGAGGCTGCCACTGAGAAATTTAAAAATGTAAGCAAAGGATCACGAAAAGTGATATTACTGAGTGACGGTGAGGATAATGAAGGGAATGATAATGCAGCGATAAGGCTTGCCAATAAAGAAGGGATAACCATTACCTCTGTAGGAATAGGAACAGATGAAGGAGCTCCGGTTCCTGTGTATAATGAGGGACAGCTGATGGGCTATAAAACAGATGTCAATGGAAATACTGTTATTTCCAAAAGGCAGACGGAAGCCCTAAGTAAAATGGCTGGTTCTACAGGAGGAACGTATATTGATGGAAATAATATCAATGAAGCTCCGGACAGAATCATTGATGCCATTAATAGGAAGTCTTCAGGATCAGAAACAATGGTAAAGTCACAGAATGCTAACCATTATTATCAATATTTTTTAGCAGTATCTATTCTGTTTTTCTTTTTAATTTATATTTTTAATCCCAAAAATGATTTTAACCTATAG
- a CDS encoding tetratricopeptide repeat protein, whose translation MNTKNIFLSFIVAFSFSGFLFGQENYKTLVHEGNQKFDGKDYDGASSKYMEAVKSNDKDFTAHYNMGNALYKSKKYEEAKAEFEKAEQLSQTLPDKAAALHNLGNTYMQMNQPEKAADYYKKALKQNPYSEATRKNYEIAKLKEKEKQQNKSEQNKSGKGGGSGNDQNKGEDQKGDKKDQRQDQGNGQQNEGKSDQGNPQQNQNNEGRMPKNLENQLLDKINEKEKETARRILNKNSYSMPQSNEKDW comes from the coding sequence ATGAATACTAAAAACATATTTTTATCGTTTATAGTTGCTTTCTCGTTCTCAGGCTTTTTGTTTGGGCAGGAAAACTATAAAACTTTGGTTCATGAAGGTAACCAGAAATTTGACGGTAAAGATTATGATGGAGCTTCTTCCAAATACATGGAAGCCGTGAAGTCTAATGATAAAGATTTTACAGCTCATTACAATATGGGAAATGCTCTGTATAAAAGTAAAAAGTATGAAGAAGCAAAAGCAGAGTTTGAAAAAGCAGAACAGCTTTCACAGACTCTTCCTGATAAAGCGGCTGCCCTTCATAATTTAGGAAATACCTATATGCAGATGAATCAGCCGGAAAAAGCGGCAGATTATTATAAAAAAGCGCTTAAACAAAACCCTTACAGCGAGGCTACCCGTAAGAATTATGAAATTGCCAAGTTGAAGGAAAAAGAAAAGCAGCAAAATAAAAGCGAGCAGAATAAATCCGGTAAAGGAGGCGGCAGCGGTAACGATCAGAACAAAGGTGAAGATCAAAAAGGTGATAAAAAAGACCAAAGGCAGGATCAGGGAAATGGCCAGCAAAACGAAGGTAAAAGTGACCAGGGCAATCCTCAGCAAAATCAGAATAATGAGGGCAGAATGCCAAAAAATCTTGAAAATCAGCTCTTAGATAAAATAAACGAAAAAGAAAAAGAAACCGCCAGAAGAATTTTAAACAAAAATTCTTATTCGATGCCCCAAAGCAACGAGAAAGATTGGTGA
- a CDS encoding MarC family protein, which produces MEIFDGFSFKEIVTSFMVLFAVIDIIGSVPIIVSLQQKFGKIEAGKAAITAGAIMIVFLFVGNKILKLIGVDVNSFAIAGAFVIFVIALEMILGIEINKTTEAKAASIVPIAFPLVAGAGTLTTALSLRAEFHDINIICGIILNTIFVYLVLKSAKWLEQKIGDATLMILQKVFGIILLAISIKLFTANFAQLVLNYVNF; this is translated from the coding sequence ATGGAAATTTTTGATGGTTTCTCTTTTAAAGAGATCGTTACCAGCTTTATGGTTCTTTTTGCCGTTATCGATATTATCGGCTCAGTTCCCATTATAGTAAGCCTTCAGCAGAAGTTCGGAAAGATCGAAGCTGGAAAAGCTGCGATTACTGCCGGAGCAATTATGATTGTTTTCCTGTTTGTAGGGAATAAAATTCTAAAACTGATTGGGGTAGACGTCAATTCATTTGCAATCGCAGGAGCTTTTGTGATTTTTGTCATAGCCCTGGAAATGATTTTAGGAATTGAGATCAACAAAACAACCGAAGCAAAGGCTGCTTCTATCGTACCCATCGCATTTCCATTGGTGGCAGGTGCCGGAACTTTAACAACGGCGCTATCCCTTAGAGCTGAATTTCATGATATTAATATTATCTGCGGGATCATTCTTAATACAATTTTCGTATATTTGGTGCTGAAATCAGCGAAATGGTTGGAGCAGAAAATAGGAGATGCTACTTTGATGATTCTTCAGAAAGTTTTCGGTATTATTCTTTTAGCGATTTCAATTAAATTATTCACTGCAAATTTTGCCCAATTGGTGCTTAATTATGTTAATTTTTAA
- a CDS encoding VWA domain-containing protein: MFNFEFYSPWFLLLFLLFIPLLIKDWGKKKRKGIKVPTIKNMGTSGGIQGVLFLLKISKYIILSALIIAMARPRTFTVSQDRDDTKGVDIMLSIDVSLSMLAKDLNPDRITALKDIAVKFVQKRPNDRIGVVAYAAEAFTKVPVTSDHQVVIDEIKNLNSNGLEPGTAIGEGLSVAVNHLIKSKAKSKVIILMTDGVSNIENAIPPQLAAELAKNNNIKVYTIGIGTNGYALMPTAVDFFGDLIFTEAEVTIDENTLREIAQTTGGKYFRATSNSSLEEVYDEINQLEKSDVKVSKLYNYEEYFKIFLWAALAMLVLDALLRWVFYKILS; encoded by the coding sequence ATGTTTAATTTTGAGTTTTACAGTCCATGGTTTTTATTGCTTTTTCTGCTGTTTATTCCTCTTTTGATAAAAGATTGGGGTAAAAAGAAAAGAAAAGGTATTAAAGTTCCTACCATAAAAAACATGGGAACTAGCGGAGGTATACAAGGAGTTCTTTTTCTACTGAAGATATCAAAATATATTATTCTTTCGGCACTTATTATTGCCATGGCGAGACCGAGAACATTTACGGTTTCACAGGATAGAGATGATACCAAAGGAGTAGATATCATGCTGTCTATTGACGTCTCACTCAGTATGCTGGCAAAAGATTTAAATCCGGACCGTATTACTGCCCTTAAGGATATTGCGGTTAAATTTGTTCAGAAGCGTCCAAATGACAGGATTGGAGTAGTTGCCTATGCGGCAGAAGCATTTACCAAAGTTCCTGTAACTTCAGATCATCAGGTAGTGATTGATGAGATCAAAAACCTTAATTCTAATGGTCTTGAACCAGGAACAGCCATAGGAGAGGGGCTTTCGGTTGCAGTGAACCATTTAATTAAAAGTAAGGCCAAAAGTAAGGTGATCATTCTGATGACGGATGGTGTAAGTAATATTGAAAACGCGATCCCGCCACAACTTGCTGCAGAACTGGCAAAAAATAATAATATAAAAGTATACACCATCGGAATAGGAACAAACGGTTATGCGCTGATGCCTACAGCGGTGGATTTCTTTGGAGATCTTATTTTTACCGAAGCTGAGGTGACTATCGATGAAAATACATTGAGAGAAATTGCTCAGACTACAGGAGGAAAATACTTCAGAGCGACTTCAAACAGCAGCCTTGAAGAAGTGTATGATGAGATCAACCAGCTTGAGAAATCTGATGTAAAAGTGTCTAAGCTGTACAATTATGAAGAGTATTTCAAGATATTTTTATGGGCAGCTCTAGCGATGCTGGTACTGGATGCATTATTGAGATGGGTGTTTTATAAAATTTTAAGCTGA
- a CDS encoding DinB family protein — protein sequence MNYHFQAHRQVRRNLLDILQNTSHEDLLLIPDGFNNNIYWNIAHTVATQQLLHYYLSGNPFRIDKYWVETYKKGTLPNLNVQKSEVEDLEFLLTETSKILMKDYDSDFFSDYTPYTTSFGMDLKSIQDAIIFNNMHESLHYGYVMAQKRAILGEKY from the coding sequence ATGAATTATCATTTTCAAGCACACAGACAGGTAAGAAGAAACCTTTTAGATATCCTGCAGAACACCTCCCATGAGGACCTTCTGCTGATTCCTGACGGCTTCAATAATAATATTTACTGGAATATTGCCCACACGGTTGCCACTCAGCAGCTTTTACATTATTATTTAAGCGGCAATCCTTTCCGTATTGATAAATATTGGGTTGAAACTTATAAAAAAGGAACTTTACCCAACTTAAATGTTCAAAAATCCGAAGTGGAAGATCTGGAGTTTTTACTTACAGAAACCTCTAAGATTCTAATGAAGGATTATGACAGCGATTTCTTTTCAGATTACACGCCTTATACAACAAGTTTTGGAATGGATCTGAAGAGCATTCAGGATGCTATTATCTTTAACAACATGCATGAAAGCTTGCATTATGGGTATGTAATGGCGCAGAAAAGAGCAATTTTAGGAGAAAAATATTAA
- a CDS encoding BatD family protein encodes MRKILLILSFLICANAFSQILSSNVEKKTIALGETNHLVIKIDNLHDEQVNSAAKNELLPFHFEETKDSIGQNANSYERKIEFAVFEEGKFTIPELEFKVGDKILKTIPYEIEVINTAQKADQINDIMKNKEVKLEAKDYWELYKFYILAALAGIALIIAIIMIVKWGRKVKSSPVVATNQTLKELDSLKKKKYIEGGNFRSFYVELIEISRNFITKQYHLPADVLLTDDLIDVMKKNNTISQDNEKIVEEVFLRGDLVKFAKTFPDQATMEKDFADIRDFVKRSSKDLEFENLRKDV; translated from the coding sequence TTGAGAAAAATACTTTTAATACTATCTTTTCTAATCTGTGCAAATGCCTTTTCACAGATACTATCTTCGAATGTAGAGAAGAAAACCATTGCTTTGGGAGAAACCAATCATCTTGTGATAAAGATTGATAATCTCCATGATGAGCAGGTGAACTCAGCAGCCAAAAATGAATTGCTGCCTTTTCACTTTGAAGAAACCAAGGACAGTATCGGGCAAAATGCCAATTCATACGAAAGAAAAATAGAATTTGCTGTTTTTGAAGAAGGAAAATTTACCATTCCTGAACTGGAGTTTAAAGTAGGAGATAAGATTCTTAAAACCATTCCTTACGAAATAGAAGTCATTAATACAGCTCAGAAAGCAGACCAGATTAATGACATTATGAAAAATAAAGAGGTAAAACTTGAAGCCAAGGATTATTGGGAGCTTTACAAGTTTTATATTCTGGCAGCATTGGCAGGTATTGCTTTGATTATTGCCATTATTATGATTGTAAAATGGGGTAGAAAAGTGAAAAGCTCTCCAGTAGTTGCTACCAACCAAACATTGAAGGAGCTGGATTCTCTTAAAAAGAAAAAATATATTGAAGGCGGTAATTTCCGTTCATTCTATGTAGAACTGATCGAAATATCAAGAAATTTTATTACCAAACAATATCATCTTCCTGCAGATGTTCTTTTGACTGATGATCTTATTGATGTTATGAAGAAGAATAATACCATTTCTCAGGATAATGAAAAAATTGTAGAAGAGGTATTCCTGAGAGGAGATTTGGTGAAATTTGCTAAAACATTTCCGGATCAGGCTACAATGGAAAAGGATTTTGCAGATATCAGAGACTTTGTGAAAAGGTCTTCCAAAGATTTAGAATTCGAAAACTTAAGAAAGGATGTTTAA
- a CDS encoding GNAT family N-acetyltransferase yields MSDVIIRKAVQEDCASMLELIKELAEYEKALHEVTVTLDEFTEDGFGKSPVWGAFVAELNGEIVGISLYYDRYSTWKGRRLYLEDLVVTEKMRGKQIGKLLFDATVEYGKSNAYSGMVFQVLNWNEPAINFYKKYGPKFDDEWLNVSIEFK; encoded by the coding sequence ATGAGTGATGTTATTATTAGAAAAGCAGTTCAGGAGGATTGTGCTTCCATGTTGGAATTAATTAAAGAACTGGCTGAATACGAAAAAGCATTACACGAAGTTACTGTAACTCTGGATGAGTTTACGGAAGATGGCTTTGGTAAATCCCCGGTTTGGGGTGCTTTCGTTGCAGAATTGAATGGCGAAATTGTAGGGATCTCATTATATTATGATAGATATTCAACATGGAAAGGCAGACGACTCTATCTTGAGGATTTGGTAGTAACAGAAAAAATGAGAGGAAAACAGATCGGAAAGCTTCTGTTTGATGCTACAGTAGAATATGGAAAATCAAATGCATATAGTGGAATGGTTTTCCAGGTATTAAACTGGAATGAACCTGCCATTAATTTTTATAAAAAATACGGTCCAAAGTTTGACGACGAATGGTTGAATGTATCTATTGAGTTTAAGTAA
- a CDS encoding DUF58 domain-containing protein, translated as MQIKDIVKKVKQIEIRTRKKTEAALMGQYHSAFKGQGMTFSEVRPYQFGDEIRRIDWNKTARFREPFVKVMEEERELTMMLVVDISASMDYGTKAQLKREYVAEIAASLGFSAAGNNDKVGLILFADKVYKVIPPQKGRKHILSIISNILTADYVPAESKIDKALEYMMGIFKRKSLVFLFSDFQDEYDSKMLRVASKKHQLLGMRIYDEKDNEIPDVGYTLLYDAETGKEIWANTSSARWRYSFAEAQKQKLRALEEDFANSSASFMNVNTGADYSKLLYHYFQKK; from the coding sequence ATGCAGATAAAAGATATTGTAAAAAAAGTAAAGCAGATAGAAATCCGTACCCGAAAAAAGACGGAGGCTGCTTTGATGGGGCAATATCACAGTGCCTTTAAAGGGCAGGGAATGACTTTTTCAGAAGTCCGTCCCTATCAGTTTGGTGACGAGATCAGAAGAATCGACTGGAATAAGACTGCTCGTTTCCGTGAACCCTTTGTAAAGGTGATGGAAGAGGAAAGAGAGCTGACCATGATGCTTGTAGTAGATATTTCTGCTTCTATGGATTATGGAACAAAAGCCCAGCTGAAAAGAGAATATGTTGCAGAAATTGCTGCCAGTTTGGGGTTTTCAGCAGCCGGAAATAATGATAAAGTGGGATTGATCCTCTTTGCAGATAAAGTATATAAAGTAATTCCACCGCAAAAAGGAAGAAAGCATATCCTTTCTATTATCAGTAATATCCTTACTGCAGACTATGTTCCGGCAGAATCTAAAATAGATAAAGCGCTGGAATATATGATGGGAATCTTTAAAAGAAAATCGTTGGTATTCCTGTTCTCAGATTTTCAGGACGAATATGATTCTAAAATGCTGAGAGTGGCATCAAAGAAGCATCAGTTACTGGGAATGAGGATATATGATGAAAAAGATAATGAAATTCCTGATGTAGGGTACACATTACTGTATGATGCTGAAACCGGGAAAGAAATATGGGCCAATACTTCCAGTGCAAGGTGGAGATATTCTTTTGCAGAAGCGCAAAAGCAAAAATTAAGAGCATTGGAAGAAGATTTTGCCAACAGTTCGGCCAGTTTTATGAATGTAAATACCGGCGCAGATTATTCAAAATTGTTGTATCATTATTTTCAGAAAAAATAA
- a CDS encoding AAA family ATPase, producing MSDTYQAEDIRQLTEKVKEKNYLFSLLRQEINKVIIGQEYMVDRLLVGLLGNGHVLLEGVPGLAKTLAIKTLADAVHGEFSRIQFTPDLLPADVVGTMIYNIKDNDFSIKKGPVFANFVLADEINRAPAKVQSALLEVMQEKQVTIGDETMKLPKPFLVLATQNPIDQEGTYLLPEAQSDRFMLKCTIDYPAFEDERQVMRMVSTSHQPTVNPVISLQDIVDAKEIINQIYLDEKIEKYILDMVFATRYPENYGLSELKNYISFGASPRASINLAIASRAYAFLKGRAFVIPEDVKALAKDVLRHRMGLTFEAEAEEITTEEIINRILAKIQAP from the coding sequence ATGTCAGATACATATCAAGCCGAGGATATCCGTCAGTTGACGGAAAAAGTAAAAGAAAAAAACTACTTATTTTCTCTTCTGAGACAGGAAATCAACAAGGTGATTATTGGGCAGGAATACATGGTAGACCGTCTATTGGTAGGGCTTTTAGGAAATGGACACGTTCTTTTGGAAGGAGTTCCGGGACTTGCGAAAACCTTAGCCATTAAAACCCTGGCAGATGCCGTTCATGGTGAGTTCTCCAGAATTCAGTTTACACCGGATTTACTTCCGGCAGATGTTGTGGGAACTATGATTTATAATATCAAAGACAATGATTTTTCTATAAAAAAAGGCCCGGTATTCGCTAATTTTGTTCTTGCCGATGAGATCAACCGTGCTCCTGCAAAAGTACAGTCAGCATTGCTGGAGGTAATGCAGGAAAAGCAGGTGACGATTGGTGATGAAACGATGAAGCTTCCAAAACCATTTTTGGTACTGGCTACTCAGAACCCAATCGATCAGGAGGGAACCTATCTATTACCGGAAGCACAAAGCGATCGTTTTATGCTGAAGTGTACTATCGATTACCCAGCTTTTGAAGATGAAAGACAAGTAATGAGAATGGTTTCCACTTCTCACCAGCCCACTGTAAATCCTGTGATATCTCTTCAGGATATTGTGGATGCAAAGGAAATCATCAATCAGATCTATTTGGATGAAAAAATAGAAAAATATATTCTGGATATGGTTTTTGCAACCCGTTATCCGGAAAACTACGGACTTTCCGAACTTAAAAACTATATCAGTTTCGGAGCTTCTCCAAGAGCTTCCATTAACCTTGCGATTGCTTCAAGAGCGTATGCCTTCTTAAAAGGAAGAGCTTTTGTAATTCCTGAAGATGTAAAAGCATTGGCTAAAGATGTATTGAGACACAGAATGGGATTAACCTTTGAAGCAGAGGCAGAAGAAATCACAACAGAAGAGATTATTAATAGAATTTTAGCAAAAATCCAGGCACCATAA
- a CDS encoding BatD family protein, which translates to MKDKLIYILLTLASVITYGQVNLSLDADKTEYGGKDIVNLTIVLELNGSDLVQQTGFQLPDLSKFNIIGSGSVTNTVIDPATNTLITQKVSRIALEPKKKGKIKIGSVLVTVNNKIYKTEPFDVNIRDIVDKRSLASNTSNEVYLNMEIEDRDVYQDQPTIAVLKVYSRNMDNLRKVKNIRLPQQDNINVHPINFNKSEIDPSDNGNMASQVLAMFMVFPNEAGYVEVPGVSASVSTYSNKNKIVSNKVKINVRKLPEGAPEGFRNAVGSFNVSVYNITKEKPEAKKPLNVVVKVSGEGNLPDLILPKIVASPDYEVFAPKMTSKVSPGTSGMKGEILANYVVIPNKSGAISIKTEPFAFFDPENKEYVDAGQKVLDVNALSHDQVLESRSTVEKVNEYTNNLLETVDTPVLKTTSFKVKEKSKFHWSILLTNIVILLGLFVVYLLFKTWQKKTYIS; encoded by the coding sequence ATGAAAGATAAATTGATTTACATATTGCTTACTTTAGCATCCGTAATTACTTACGGACAGGTAAATCTTTCTCTTGATGCTGATAAAACGGAGTATGGTGGAAAAGATATTGTAAACCTTACCATTGTCCTTGAATTGAATGGAAGCGACCTTGTTCAGCAAACTGGTTTTCAGCTTCCGGACCTTTCAAAATTCAATATTATCGGAAGCGGATCCGTAACCAATACGGTGATTGATCCTGCCACGAATACATTGATTACCCAAAAAGTATCCAGAATCGCTCTTGAACCTAAGAAAAAAGGTAAAATTAAAATAGGGTCAGTACTGGTTACTGTAAACAATAAGATTTATAAAACCGAACCTTTCGATGTAAACATTCGTGATATTGTTGACAAAAGATCTTTAGCCAGCAATACTTCCAATGAAGTATACCTGAATATGGAGATTGAAGACAGGGATGTCTATCAGGACCAGCCTACCATTGCCGTTCTGAAAGTATATTCCAGAAATATGGATAATCTTAGAAAAGTAAAGAATATCCGTCTTCCACAGCAGGATAATATCAATGTACATCCTATTAATTTCAATAAATCAGAGATTGATCCGTCCGATAACGGGAATATGGCATCCCAGGTATTGGCGATGTTTATGGTATTTCCGAATGAAGCCGGATATGTTGAGGTTCCTGGAGTCTCAGCATCTGTAAGCACTTATTCAAACAAAAATAAAATTGTTTCCAATAAAGTAAAAATCAATGTAAGGAAGCTTCCGGAAGGAGCACCTGAAGGCTTCAGAAATGCTGTTGGAAGCTTTAATGTAAGCGTTTATAATATTACTAAAGAGAAGCCTGAAGCCAAAAAACCATTGAATGTTGTGGTTAAGGTAAGCGGAGAGGGGAATTTGCCTGATCTAATCCTTCCGAAAATTGTAGCATCTCCGGACTATGAAGTTTTTGCTCCCAAAATGACCTCAAAGGTTTCTCCTGGTACTTCCGGAATGAAAGGAGAGATTCTGGCCAATTATGTAGTGATTCCTAATAAATCAGGAGCTATTTCTATTAAGACGGAACCATTTGCTTTCTTTGATCCTGAAAACAAAGAATATGTGGATGCGGGACAAAAAGTATTGGATGTGAATGCACTTTCGCATGATCAGGTTCTGGAGTCCCGTTCTACAGTGGAAAAGGTAAATGAATATACCAATAATCTGTTAGAGACTGTAGACACACCCGTTTTGAAAACGACTTCATTTAAAGTAAAAGAGAAAAGTAAATTCCACTGGAGTATTCTTTTAACAAATATTGTCATTCTTTTAGGCTTATTTGTTGTGTATCTGTTATTTAAAACTTGGCAAAAAAAAACGTACATTAGTTAG
- the rlmB gene encoding 23S rRNA (guanosine(2251)-2'-O)-methyltransferase RlmB: MKDDFIFGLRPVIEAIEAGKTIDKIFVQNALQGPIYAELKAILAKNKIRPNYVPVEKLNRFTRKNHQGVVAFISDVPFHKVEDLVPQLFEEGKTPFLLILDRLTDVRNFGAICRTAECVGIDAVIIPEKGAAPINSDAIKTSAGAIYNIKICKENNLAHAVDFLQQSGITVFSASEKAQKLIYDVDFTEPCAIVMGNEETGISKEVLHHSDEKIKLPIEGKTQSLNVSVACGAILYEAVRQKSLKIN, from the coding sequence ATGAAAGACGATTTTATTTTCGGGCTGCGTCCCGTGATTGAAGCAATTGAAGCGGGAAAAACGATTGACAAGATCTTTGTGCAAAATGCACTTCAGGGTCCTATTTATGCTGAACTAAAAGCAATTTTAGCGAAAAATAAAATTCGTCCCAATTATGTTCCGGTTGAAAAACTGAACCGTTTTACAAGAAAAAATCACCAAGGTGTGGTTGCTTTTATTTCGGATGTTCCGTTTCATAAAGTGGAGGATCTTGTTCCACAATTATTTGAGGAAGGTAAAACTCCTTTCTTATTGATTCTGGACAGACTTACAGATGTGAGAAACTTTGGAGCTATCTGCAGAACTGCAGAATGCGTGGGTATAGATGCTGTAATTATTCCTGAAAAGGGAGCTGCTCCTATCAATTCTGACGCCATCAAAACGTCTGCAGGCGCTATTTATAATATTAAAATCTGTAAGGAAAATAATCTTGCTCATGCAGTAGATTTCCTTCAACAAAGCGGGATTACTGTATTTTCAGCTTCTGAGAAAGCACAAAAATTAATCTATGATGTAGACTTCACAGAACCATGCGCTATTGTTATGGGAAATGAGGAAACAGGTATTTCTAAAGAAGTATTGCATCATTCTGATGAAAAAATAAAACTTCCTATTGAAGGGAAAACCCAATCTCTGAATGTTTCTGTAGCCTGTGGAGCTATCCTGTATGAAGCAGTAAGACAGAAGAGTTTGAAAATAAATTAA
- a CDS encoding peptide-N-glycosidase F-related protein has product MNKNRSPIEVPYTYDISNLYSVFHNTELRNAYDMYMELDVFGVPYAAQTQVAGCAGRIDVFSGNLTFFSTDVGATPTDYNTIVPILSYNRLNNYNSTDVTGETVRLVTFNLPTAVTNARFFLISTPHGAGTGGEEYIRRQNYTYIDDVQVLTYTPGGISCEPFRVYNTQGNGIYQSAPATFAQWTSWNNWCPGNSVPIRGFTLPSMTAGNHTLKHTIPTAVFNGKDGDVFLSVYMQGKSNASLNVKDVKTIDVNIYPNPTTDFVNIKSKEDVASMTLFSIDGRKLAEVYRENKINLSSYSAGVYFLNIVLKDGTTFKHKIIKK; this is encoded by the coding sequence ATGAATAAGAACCGATCACCCATCGAAGTTCCTTACACTTATGATATCAGTAATCTATACAGTGTATTTCATAATACCGAATTGCGAAATGCTTATGATATGTATATGGAGCTTGATGTTTTTGGAGTACCCTATGCTGCACAAACGCAGGTTGCAGGCTGTGCAGGTAGAATTGACGTATTTTCAGGAAACCTGACTTTCTTTTCAACAGATGTAGGAGCAACCCCTACAGATTACAATACCATCGTTCCTATACTAAGCTATAATAGGCTCAATAACTACAACAGTACTGACGTTACCGGAGAGACAGTAAGACTGGTTACTTTCAATCTTCCTACTGCTGTCACCAATGCTCGCTTTTTTTTAATCTCCACACCACATGGAGCTGGTACAGGTGGTGAAGAATATATTAGAAGACAAAACTACACCTATATAGATGATGTACAGGTATTAACCTATACTCCGGGTGGAATTTCCTGTGAACCTTTCAGAGTATATAATACACAGGGTAACGGAATTTATCAAAGTGCTCCCGCAACATTTGCTCAATGGACTTCATGGAACAATTGGTGCCCAGGTAATTCGGTTCCTATCAGAGGGTTTACTTTACCATCTATGACTGCTGGAAATCACACTTTAAAACATACAATCCCTACTGCAGTTTTTAACGGAAAGGATGGTGATGTATTTTTATCGGTTTATATGCAGGGTAAAAGCAATGCTTCTTTAAATGTAAAGGATGTAAAAACCATAGACGTGAATATTTATCCTAATCCCACCACTGACTTCGTCAATATAAAATCAAAAGAGGATGTTGCATCCATGACGCTTTTCAGTATAGATGGAAGAAAACTAGCTGAAGTTTACAGAGAGAACAAAATCAATCTTTCATCATACAGTGCAGGAGTTTATTTCTTAAATATTGTTTTGAAAGACGGAACTACTTTTAAGCATAAAATCATCAAAAAATAA